The Lonchura striata isolate bLonStr1 chromosome 7, bLonStr1.mat, whole genome shotgun sequence genome window below encodes:
- the NFKB2 gene encoding nuclear factor NF-kappa-B p100 subunit, which yields MAMLGLNGLLRPASSSPAGGRPRADMDEQFQPCLDGIDYDDFSFGSHMMEQKEPLMETVEGPYLVIIEQPKQRGFRFRYGCEGPSHGGLPGASSEKGRKTYPTVKICNYTGMARIEVDLVTHSDPPRVHAHSLVGKQCNEAGNCVTIVGPKDMTAQFSNLGVLHVTKKNMMEIMKEKLKQQKMRNRSRLLTEVELREIELEAKELKKVMDLSIVRLRFTAYLRDSSGNFTLALQPVISDPIHDSKSPGASNLKISRMDKTAGSVRGGDEVYLLCDKVQKDDIEVRFYEDDENGWQAFGDFSPTDVHKQYAIVFRTPPYHKPKIDRPVTVFLQLKRKRGGDVSDSKQFTYYPVVEDKEEVERKRKKVLPQFPQHFGGGSHMGGAGGGAGGFGSGGGGNLSFPYSSGLTYNSIYSPGPHPVGSYQGGVQMKGPEAEGPGSDRQAPAEDSMYCKELQKHAQLCQLWMLALARRNAHALLDYSVTADPRMLLAVQRHLAASQDENGDTPLHLAIIHEQTAVIKQLIDIIVSIPHQQIINISNNLQQTSLHLAVITKQPQVVQLLLQAHADPTLLDRYGNSLLHLALQTGDEEMLRTLLAHLGSAAPYLLCLPNFHGLLPVHLAVKAKSLACLDLLVRTGADVNAVERQSGRTPLHLAVDMENLNMATHLVKKLGADINSRNFAGNTPLHLAAGLGSPTLTKLLLKAGADVLCENDEPLSLSSSEASSDTDTDPEEQEVAMDLGEPALAAEHITSSKLSTQGHWQAGHRQRRCHTSLDLTRSQKVREILLQASQQGPEAELPTAPQPGKVLSLDSEALQGLEQLLNQDCSGSDWIELAKRLGLCSLVETYKDTPSPSVSLLRSYELAGGSLGGLLEALDSMGLHNAVRMLHKTEALEKLQSTELKEDSAYGSESVEEEQAPTLALKPRGELPPSQQPQVH from the exons ATGGCGATGCTGGGGCTGAACGGGTTGCTGAGACCAGCCTCTTCCTCCCCG gccggcggccggccccgcgccgACATGGACGAGCAGTTCCAGCCC TGCCTGGATGGGATTGACTATGATGACTTCAGTTTTGGCTCCCACATGAtggagcagaaggagcccctCATGGAGACAG TGGAAGGTCCCTACCTTGTCATTATTGAACAGCCAAAGCAG CGGGGTTTCCGATTTCGGTATGGCTGCGAGGGCCCTTCCCATGGGGGGCTGCCAGGAGCATCCAGTGAGAAGGGGCGCAAGACCTATCCCACTGTCAAG ATCTGTAACTACACAGGGATGGCCCGGATTGAGGTAGATCTGGTGACACACAGTGACCCTCCCCGTGTACATGCCCACAGCCTGGTGGGCAAGCAATGCAACGAGGCCGGCAACTGTGTCACGATCGTGGGACCCAAGGACATGACTGCTCA GTTCAGCAACCTGGGTGTGCTCCATGTCACCAAGAAGAATATGATGGAGATCATGAAGGAAAAGCTGAAGCAGCAGAAGATGCGCAACAGGAGTCGTCTGCTGACGG aagTGGAGCTGCGTGAGATCGAGCTGGAGGCAAAGGAGCTGAAGAAGGTGATGGACCTGAGCATTGTGCGGTTGCGCTTCACAGCCTACCTCCGTGACAGCAGTGGGAACTTCACGCTGGCTCTCCAGCCTGTCATCTCGGACCCCATCCATGACAGCA AGTCCCCTGGAGCTTCCAACCTGAAGATCTCACGGATGGATAAGACAGCAGGCTCTGTACGGGGAGGAGATGAAGTCTACTTGCTGTGTGATAAAGTTCAGAAAG ATGACATTGAGGTGCGTTTCTATGAGGATGATGAGAACGGCTGGCAGGCCTTTGGGGACTTTTCTCCTACAGATGTGCACAAGCAG TATGCCATTGTCTTCCGCACACCGCCCTACCACAAGCCCAAGATCGACCGACCTGTCACCGTCTTCCTGCAGCTGAAGCGGAAGCGAGGAGGGGACGTGAGTGACTCCAAGCAGTTCACCTACTACCCCGTGGTGGAAG ATAAGGAAGAAGTGGAGAGGAAGCGCAAGAAagtcctgcctcagtttcctcagCACTTTGGCGGTGGCTCGCACATGGGGGGCGCCGGcgggggggctgggggctttGGCTCTGGAGGAG GTGGGAACCTCAGCTTCCCATACTCCTCTGGGCTGACCTACAACAGCATCTACTCGCCCGGCCCCCACCCAGTGGGGAGCTACCAGGGGGGTGTGCAGATGAAGGGCCCCGAGGCAGAGGGGCCTGGGAGCGACAGGCAGGCACCTGCAGAAGACAGCATGTACTGCAAGGAGCTGCAGAAGCACG cccagctgtgccagctgtggaTGCTGGCGTTAGCCCGTCGCAATGCCCATGCCCTGCTCGACTACTCGGTCACCGCCGACCCCCGCATGCTGCTGGCAGTCCAGAGGCACCTGGCCGCGTCACAGGATGAGAACGGAGACAC GCCTTTGCACCTCGCTATTATCCATGAACAGACAGCTGTGATCAAGCAGCTGATTGACATCATTGTTAGCATCCCCCACCAGCAGATCATCAACATCTCCAATAACCTGCAACAG ACGTCACTGCATCTGGCAGTCATCACCAAGCAGCCCCAGGTAGTCCAGCTCCTGCTTCAAGCCCACGCCGACCCAACCTTGCTGGACCGCTATGGCAACTCCCTGCTGCACCTGGCACTCCAGACTGGCGATGAGGAGATGCTGAGGACGCTGCTGGCTCAcctgggctcagctgccccttatctgctctgcctgcccaATTTCCATG GCCTCCTGCCTGTGCATTTGGCTGTGAAGGCAAAGAGTTTGGCTTGCTTGGATCTGCTGGTCAGGACGGGAGCAGATGTGAATGCAGTGGAGAGGCAAAGTGGGAGGACCCCACTGCACCTGGCTGTGGACATGGAGAACCTGAACATGGCCACCCACCTGGTGAAGAAG CTGGGAGCAGACATCAACAGCCGGAATTTCGCCGGGAACACCCCCCTGCACTTGGCTGCTGGTCTGGGCTCCCCCACCCTCACCAAGCTGCTTCTTAAAGCTG GGGCAGATGTTTTGTGTGAGAATGATGAGCCCTTGAGCCTGTCCTCGTCGGAGGCCAGTAGTGACACAGACACTGACCCTGAGGAACAGGAGGTGGCCATGGATCTGggggagccagccctggctgcagagcaCATCACCAGCTCCAAGCTCTCTACACAGGggcactggcaggcagggcacaggcagcgcCGCTGCCACACGTCCCTGGACCTGACTCGGAGCCAGAAG GTGCGGGAGATCCTGCTGCAGGCCTCCCAGCAGGGGcctgaggcagagctgcccactgccccCCAGCCAG GGAaggtcctgtcactggacaGTGAGgcactgcaggggctggagcagctgctgaatCAGGATTGCAGTGGGTCAGACTGGATCGAGCTGGCCAAACGCCTGGGGCTCTGCAGCCTCGTGGAGACCTACAAGGACACACCCTCGCCCAGTGTCAGCCTCCTGCGCAGTTATGAG ctggcaggtgGCAGCCTGGGGGGACTGCTGGAGGCACTGGACTCCATGGGGCTCCACAATGCTGTGAGGATGCTCCACAAAACTGAGGCACTGGAGAAGCTGCAAAGCACAG AGCTGAAGGAAGACAGTGCCTACGGCAGTGAGTcggtggaggaggagcaggcGCCCACACTAGCCCTGAAGCCAAGGGGTGAGCTgccccccagccagcagccacagGTGCACTGA